Part of the Woronichinia naegeliana WA131 genome, AGAAACAACGGAAATTGATAATTCAGCGATCGCGGCAGTAATTGCAGGATCGATAGCTGACCAATCATAATAGGTTTTGGCCCATTCGTAACCTAAACGAGCCAAATTTTCAGCCAAAATGGGATTGTCCCACAGTTCTGCGATCGCCGCCAAAATCTCCTCGTCCCGATCAGCCAAGATGAGGGGAAAGGGAGCCGACAAAGATAACCCTTCTGCCCCTTTTTGGGTACTAATGACTGGACAGCCCGCCGCCAAGGCTTCCAAAATTTTGAGACGAGTGCCACCACCACTGATTAAAGGCACCACCTGAACGGAGGCTGAAGCCAAATAGGGTCGCACATCTGCCACCATTCCTGAAACGATAATGTTGGCATCTTGGGCCGCGGCCGTCAACATCTTAACGGTGGGAGTTCTGCCAATGAGCAATAAACGACAATCAGGATAGCGAACTTTTAGGGCTGGATAAAGACGATCCAGTAAAATATCCACCGCCTCTTGATTAGGAGGATAGGAGAGTTGCCCTAAAAAGAGCAAATTATGGCGTTTATCTCCTAATGCCGGTAAAGAGAGTGTTTTTCCCTGCCAAACCTCGTCATAGTAGCTAACATCAATGCCATTAGGAATCACCTTGGGTTGTAGCTCTTGGCCATACCACTGACGAACTAAAGAGGCATCTTCGGGACTGCAAACC contains:
- a CDS encoding glycosyltransferase family 4 protein, coding for MSSKLRTLFILREVPYPVRGGSSLRSWQLINLMARRGTVALFSACNWTPKNLQLPLIERWCHCNVEEQRSAWERFNRHFWWLFPKRHHSADWNYSVQAAQALAQLLRDFKPDLVILEQAWMYPYLKVVRSYPCQIIVDNQNVEAHLHQQLGPESQPDQYRLKARLKYQLEQNHLKRLERAFCRAGDQVWVCSPEDASLVRQWYGQELQPKVIPNGIDVSYYDEVWQGKTLSLPALGDKRHNLLFLGQLSYPPNQEAVDILLDRLYPALKVRYPDCRLLLIGRTPTVKMLTAAAQDANIIVSGMVADVRPYLASASVQVVPLISGGGTRLKILEALAAGCPVISTQKGAEGLSLSAPFPLILADRDEEILAAIAELWDNPILAENLARLGYEWAKTYYDWSAIDPAITAAIAELSISVVSE